The Henckelia pumila isolate YLH828 unplaced genomic scaffold, ASM3356847v2 CTG_461:::fragment_3, whole genome shotgun sequence genome window below encodes:
- the LOC140871555 gene encoding protein yippee-like has product MGRIFAVTLEGKIYSCKHCGTHLASCEDIVSKSFQCKHGKAYLFSKAVNVTLGEKVERMMMTGIHVVVDIFCVRCGSVVGWKYEMAYEKNQKYKEGKSVLERFKISGPDGSHYCASQEAFPGGSDANDF; this is encoded by the exons atgggtAGGATATTTGCGGTGACTCTTGAAGGCAAGATCTACAGTTGCAAGCACTGTGGGACTCACTTGGCTTCGTGTGAAGACATCGTCTCAAAG TCTTTCCAATGCAAGCATGGGAAGGCTTATCTCTTCAGTAAGGC AGTGAATGTAACACTAGGGGAGAAAGTAGAGCGGATGATGATGACTGGAATTCATGTGGTTGTTGATATCTTCTGTGTTCGCTGTGGGTCAGTGGTTGGATGGAAATAC GAAATGGCTTATGAGAAGAATCAAAAGTACAAGGAAGGCAAATCCGTTCTTGAGCG TTTCAAGATTTCGGGTCCAGATGGAAGTCATTATTGTGCAAGCCAAGAAGCATTCCCTGGAGGAAGCGATGCAAATGATTTTTGA